A window of Variovorax paradoxus EPS genomic DNA:
CCTGGGGCTACGTGGCCGCGTTCGCCGAGGCCGCGATGGTCGGCGCAATTGCCGACTGGTTCGCCGTGGTGGCGTTGTTCCGCCATCCGCTGGGCCTGCCGATCCCGCACACCGCGATCATCCCGAGCAACAAGGACCGCATCGGCGCCAAGCTCGCGGGCTTCATCTGCAACAACTTCCTGAGCACCGCGCAGGTGCTCGCCAAGCTGCGCGAGTTCGACACCGCCGGCCGCATCGCCGATTGGCTCGCGCGGCCCGCAAGCGGCGAGAAGCTGGGCGAATGGGGCGTGGCCGCCACGCGCTACGGGCTCACGGCGTTCGACGACGACCGGGTGCGCGATTTCATGGGCCGCGCTGCCGCGGCGGGCCTGGAAAAGATCGACCTCTCGCGCCTCACCGGCCAGGCGCTCGATGCGCTCACCGCGGGCGGCCGTCACCAGGCGCTGCTCGACGACGTGCTGCAGCAGGTGGCGGGGCTGCTCGAAGGCGAGGAGGTGCAGGCGCACATCACCGAAGCCATCGCGCGCGAGATCAAGACGCTGCGCTACGTCGGCCTCGACCAGGTCGCGGCCAAGCTCGCCACGCGCAAGATCGTGGCCGCCGTCGCGCACACCATCGGCGAACTGGCTGCCGAGCCCGACCACCCGATGCGCAAGCGTTTCGATCATTTCGTCGACGACTTCGTGGTGCGCCTGAAGCTCGACCCCGAGTTCCAGCAGCGCGGCGAGCAGATACGCGCCGAGCTGATGGCGCACCCTGCGCTCGGCGACTACCTGCACGGGCTTTGGGGCGAGCTGCTCGCGTGGCTGGACCGCGACCTGCGCCGCGGCGACTCGACGATCCGCCAGCGCATCGCGTCGATGGCCGGCGCGCTGGGCACGCGGCTGCAGGCCGACGAGGCCATCCGCCACTGGATCAACGAGCAGATCGAGGCCGCCGCGCCGCTGGCCATCGAGCGCTATCGGGAGGACATCCGCCGCTACATCGAGGAGCGGGTCGGCGAGTGGAACGCCGAGGAGATGACGGTGGAGCTCGAGCGCCACATCGGGCGCGACCTGCAGTTCATCCGCATCAACGGCACGCTGGTGGGCGGGCTCGTGGGCCTTGCGATCCACACCGCCACGCAGTTGCTGCGCGGCTGAGTGGCCCTTGATCCGCGGGTAATCCGCAGCGGACGAAAGTCCGCATGTCGCGGAAGAGATCGCGCCACGGCCCTGGACTCCTTCTAGACTGCGCGCGCATTCACAAGAAGGAGAAGACATGCCTCGTGGCTCGTTCCGCAGCGCTGCTGCGCTGGTCGCCGTGCTCGCCCTGCTGGGCGCCTGCAGCACCGTTGCACCGCTTTTGCCCTCGCCCACGCCTGCGGTTCCGGCATCGACGCCGCCCTCGCCGTCGCCCACGGCGGCCGGCCGGCCCGCTTCATGGGCCGCGCCCGAGGCGCTGGTGCCGCCGTCGTCGTTCTCGGGCGTGCACGGCCTGGCCATCGATGCCAAGGGCCGGCTGCTCGCGGGCTCGGTGCTCGGCAACACGCTGTGGGAAGTCGACCGCACCACCGGCGCGGCCAAGGTGCTGATCGACGCGCCCGAAGGCCAGGCCGACGACATCGCGGTCGGCCCGCAGGGCGAGCTGGCGTGGACCAACTACCTCATGGGCATGCTGCGCTACCGCGAGAGCGACGCCGCGCCGATGCGCGTGCTCGCCAAGGACCTGCCCGGCCTCAACTCGCTCGACTTCGACCGCAAGAACGGCAAGCTCTACGCCTCGCAGGTGTTCCTGGGCGATGCGCTCTGGGAAATCGACCGCGCCGGCCAGAAGCCGCCGCGGCTCATCAAGAAGGACATGGGCGGCTTCAACGGCTTCGAGGTCGGGCCCGACGGCCTGCTCTACGGGCCGCTGTGGTTCAAGGGCCAGGTCGTGAAGATCGATCCGGCGAACGGCAACATGACCGTGATTGCCGATGGCTTCAAGATCCCGGCCGCGGCCAACCTCGACGGCAAGGGCAACCTGTGGCTGGTCGATGCGCGCAGCGGCGAGCTGGTGCGGGTCGAGCTCGCCACCGGCAACAAGACCGTCGCCAAGCAGCTTCGGCCCTCGCTCGACAACCTCGTCATCGCGCCGGACGGCACGATCTACGTGTCGAACATGGCCAACAACGAGGTGCAGGCCTTCAATCCCGCCACGGGCGAGCTGCGCACCCTCACCAGCGGCAAGGTGGCGGTGCCCGCGGGGCTGAAGATCGACGGCAACGACCTCTGGGTGGCCGACGTCTTCGGCTTCCGTCAGGTGGACGTGCGCACCGGCGAAGTGCGCGACGTGTTCCGCATGCAGCGCGAGCCGGAGCTCGACTATCCCTTCGCGGTCGGCCTCTCGCCCACGCGCTTCGCGCTGACCTCGTGGTTCACCGGCACGGTCCAGCTGGTCGACCGCCAGACGCTCAAGACCGTCGCAACCATCCATGGCCTGAAGGCGCCGTTCGATGCGATCCCCATGCCCGACGGCAGCGTGATCTACGCCGAAATCGCGACCGGCAGCATCACGCGGGCCAGCGGGCCGAAGTTTGCAGACAAGTCAGTGCTTGCTAGCGGCTTGAATGGCCCGGTGCAGATGGTCCTGGGCCAGGACGGCGCGCTCTACGTCACCGAGGCCGCCGGCAAGCTGCTGCGCATTCCGCTGGATGCCAGCGCGCCGCTGCGCACCATCGTCGACGGGCTCGCGCTGCCCGAGGGCGTGGCAGAGACGCCGTGGGGCACCTTCATCGTGGCCGAGAGCGCGGCGGGGCGGCTGGTGGAAATCGACCCGGCCAACGGCACCCGCCGGACCATCGCCGAGAACCTGCCGATCGGCCTCGCTCCCGGGCCCGCCCTCCCGCCGCCCTATGTGGTCACCGGCGTTGCGGTCGGTGCCGACGGCACCGTTTACGTGAGCGCTGATCGCAACAATGCGATATATCGAATCCGCGCCGTAAGGTAGGGTAACGATAAGTACATTTTTCGATTTACTTTTAAAAACAAATATTACAAACTGGCCGGGACGCCGCTCTGGTGCCCCGGTCACCTCCGTTTTTCCGGGGTTTTGCAGGCGTTTGGCTCTGAAAGGAAAAACGCATGACTCCCCTCGTCGTAGGCCAGTTGCTGTCGCCCGAGTACTCATTGGGGCTGGTGGCGCTTTCATTCCTCATCTCGTTCGCGGGATCGCTGGTGGCGCTGATCTGCGCGGGCCGCATGGTCAACGCGGACGGCAAACCCAACTTGGCCCTCGTGGCCTGCGCCGCAGTGGCGCTCGGGGGCATCGGCATCTGGTCGATGCACTTCATCGGCATGCTGGCCTACCGGTTGCCGGTGGCCATTTCGTACAACATGCCGCTGACGATCGTGTCGCTCGTGGCGGCCATCCTGATCTCCGGCATCGCCCTCTACCTGGCCGGTGGCCGGCGCAAGTTCAGCAAACCCGGCTGGGCAGCCGGCAGCCTGCTGGCAGGCGTCGGCGTCTGCGTGATGCATTACATGGGCATGTTCGCGATGAACATGCGCGCCACGATGGAGCTCGACATGGGCACCGTCGCGCTATCTGTGGTGATCGCCATCACCGCCGCCGCGGCCGCCTTGTGGCTGGCCTTCAACCTGCGCAAGTTGAGCCACCAGATCGGCGCCGCTGCGGTGATGGGCGTGGCGGTCTGCACGATGCACTACGTGGGCATGACCGCCGCCAGCATGATCTGCACGGCCGCGGCGCCGACCGATGCGCTCGCCATCGGCGGCAGCTACATGGGCCTGTCGGTGTTCGGCACGGCCGGTGCGGTGCTGATCTTCATCTACTGGGTGGCCACCGGCAACAGCCTCGACGCCCCGACGCCGCAGCGCGCCCGCCCCCGCACCAGCTAGTTGGCGCAAGCGGGCGGAAGGCCCGGTCCCTACAGTCTGTGCAGAGCGAAAACCAGCGACCTGCACAGACCCCCATGCCCGTCATCGAATCCCGGCTGTCATCGGCCAGCGACACCTTCCAGGCCAACCGCACCGGCATGCTCGCGCTGCTGGACCAGGTGCGTGCGCACGAGGCCCGCGCCGCGTCTGCCTCGGGCGCCTCGGCCGAGCGCTTTGCCAAGCGCGGCCAGCTCTTGCCGCGCGAACGCATCGCGCTGCTGCTGGACACCGGCGCGCCCTTTCTTCCGCTGGCTTCTCTCGCAGGCCTTGGTCATGACAACCCCGATCTTTCGAAGAGCGTGCCCGGCGGCGGGTTGATCTCCGGCATCGGCCAGGTCGCGGGCGTGCGCTGCATGGTGAGCGCCTCCGATTCGGGCATCGACGCCGGCGCGCTGCAACCGATGGGCCTGGACAAGCAGCTGCGCGTGCAAGAGATCGCGCTCGAGAACAAGCTCCCCTACGTGCAGCTGGTCGAAAGCGCCGGCGCCAATCTCATGCAGTACCGCGTCCAGGACTTCGTGCGCGGCGGCAGCATCTTTCGCAACCTCGCGCGGCTCTCGGCGGCGGGGCTGCCCGTGGTGACGGTGACGCATGGCTCCTCGACCGCGGGCGGCGCCTACCAGACGGGTTTGTCGGACTACATCGTGATGGTGCGCGATCGCACCCGGGCCTTCCTCGCCGGACCGCCGCTGCTGAAAGCCGCCACCGGCGAAATCGCCACCGAAGAAGAACTCGGCGGTGCCGTGATGCACACCCACATTTCGGGCCTGGGCGACTACCTCGCCGAAGACGACCGCGACGCCATCCGCATCGCACGCTCGATCCTCGGCGGCATCGACTGGACCCGCGACGAAGCACCGCGCGCCTTCACGCCGCCGCGCTACGACGCCGAAGACCTGCTGGGCATCATGCCGAGCGACGGACGCCGGCCGGTGGACATGCGCGAGGTCATCGCGCGCATCGCCGACGGCTCCGAGTTCCTCGAATTCAGCGAGCACTACGGCAGCGCCACCGTCTGCGCCCACATCCGGCTCGAAGGCCATGCGGTGGGCATCGTCACCAACAACGGCCCGATCGATTCCGACGGCGCGACCAAGGCCACGCACTTCATCCAGGCCTGCTGCCAGTCGCGCACGCCCATCGTCTACCTGCAGAACATCACCGGCTACATGGTGGGCCGCGCGCACGAGGAGGCCGGCATCATCAAGCACGGCGCCAAGATGATCCAGGCCGTGACCAACGCCACGGTGCCGCAGATCACGCTGTACTGCGGCGCCTCGTACGGCGCGGGCAACTACGGCATGTGCGGCCGAGGCTTCGCTCCGCGCTTCTGCTTCTCGTGGCCGAACGCGCGCACCGCCGTGATGGGCGGCGAGCAGGCCGCCAAGACCATGGCCATCGTCATGGAGGCCGGCATGGCGCGCAAGGGCGCGGTCGACACCGCGAAGATCGATGCGATGCAGCAGCAGATCGTCGAGCGCTTCGACCGGCAGATGAGCGTGTTCACCACCAGCGCGATGCTGCTGGACGATGGCGTGATCGATCCGCGCGACACGCGCGCGGTGCTGGCCGAGGTGCTGTCGGTGTGCCGCGATGCCGATGCGCGCGTGCCGCAGGCGATGCAGTTCTCGGTGGCGCGGCCATGAAGGGGTTCAACAAGATCCTCATCGCCAACCGCGGCGAAATCGCGGTGCGTGTGATGCGCACCGCACGCACCATGGGCTATCGCACCGTCGCCGTGTATTCGAGCGCCGACGCCGATGCGGAACATGTGCGGCAAGCCGACCAGGCCGTGTGGATCGGTGAGTCGCTGCCCGCGCAGAGCTACCTCAACATCGCCGCGATCATCGAAGCCGCGCGTGCGAGCGGTGCACAAGCTGTGCATCCCGGCTACGGCTTCCTTGCGGAGAACGCCGGGTTCGCAGAGGCCTGCCGCAACGCTGGCCTCGTCTTCATCGGCCCCTCGCCCGAAGCCATTCGCGCGATGGGCGACAAGGCGGGCGCCAAGCGGCTGATGCGGGCGGCCGGCGTGCCGTGCATTCCCGGCTACCAGGGCGAAGACCAGAGCCAATCCACGCTCGCAGCCGAAGCTGCCCGCATCGGCTGGCCCGTGATGATCAAAGCAACCGCCGGCGGCGGCGGGCGCGGCATGCGGCTGGTGCCATCGGCCGCGGCCTTTGCCGATCTGCTGCAGAGCGCGCAGTCCGAAGCACTCAACGCCTTCGGCAATGCGACCGTGATCCTGGAGCGCGCCGTCGTCGCGCCGCGCCACATCGAAATCCAGGTGTTCGCCGACCGCCACGGCAATGGCATCCACCTCGGCGAGCGCGACTGCTCGGTGCAGCGTAGGCATCAGAAGGTGATCGAGGAATCGCCGTCGCCGGCGGTGTCCGCCGAGTTGCGCGAACGCATGGGCGCGACCGCCGTTGCCGCGGCAAAAGCCATCGCGTACGAAGGCGCTGGCACGCTCGAGTTTTTGCTCGACGCCGACGGCCAATACTGGTTCATGGAGATGAACACGCGGCTGCAGGTGGAGCATCCCGTGACCGAGGCGGTGACGGGGCTCGACCTCGTCGAACTGCAACTGCGCGTCGCCGCCGGAGAGCCATTGCCGCTCACTCAGCAGGACGTGCAGATGAACGGCCACGCGATCGAAGTGCGCCTGTGCGCCGAGGACCCGCAGCAGGGCTTCATGCCGCAGAGCGGCACGCTCGCTGCATGGCGGCCGTCGCCGGCTCTTCGTATCGAACATGCGTTGCGCGATGGCGCCGAAGTGCCGGCGTTCTACGACTCGATGATCGCCAAGCTGGTGTCGCACGGACGGACCCGCGACGAAGCGAGGCAGCGTCTCATCGCAGGCCTGCAGGACACTGTGGCGCTCGGCATCGCGACCAACCAAGAGTTTCTGCGGCGCGCGCTGTCGCACCCCGTGTTTGCCGAGGGTGCGGCGACGACGGCGTTCATCGCCGAGCATGCCGAGGCGCTGCTCGCGCCTGACGCCGCAATGGAAGGCCGCGCCGCGTTGCTCGCCGCACTACTGCTTCAACTCGGCGAACGTGGCTGGCCTTCACCGCTTGCGCACACGCTGCCTAACGCACTGCGCTTCTCGCTCAACGGCGAGGTGCATGCAGCGCGTGTGACGCCGCAGGGCGCAGGTCGTTTCGATGTCGCAGTCGATGCAACCGGGCCTGAGCGCATCGAACTGCTTGCGCTGCCCGGTGACGGCGTCGTGCGCTTCTCATGCGGCGGTGTTTCCGAGCAGGCCATGTCGGTGCGCAAGTCCGCCACGCACCTGTGGATTCATTTCAGCGGCCAGGCCTTCGAACTCGAGAATCTCACGCATGTGGCGGTGCCTCGCGCCGGTGCTGCTGGCGGCGACGGCCTGCTGCGCGCCTCGATGAACGGCCGCGTCATCGCCCTGCTCGCCGCCGAGGGGGACACGGTCGCTGCCGGCCAGCCCCTCGTCACGCTCGAAGCGATGAAGATGGAACACGTGCATTGCGCACCGCGCGCCGGCCGCGTCGCCGCGCTGCATGTCGCGGTGGGCGCGCAGGTGGCCGCGCGCCATGTGGTGGCGGAGATTGCCGACGCATGACGCGGCGCACCGTCTTCCCGATTTCCTGAAAGCCATTCGAATGAACGCCTCTTCCCGCTACCGCTCCGTGTTCTCGCCCGGCCTGTTCGATGGACAGGTGATCGTCGTTACCGGTGGCGGCTCGGGCATCGGCCGCTGCACGGCGCACGAGCTCGCATCGCTCGGCGCGCAGGTCGTGCTTGTCGGCCGCAATGCCGAGAAGCTGCAGCAGGTACAGAAAGAAATCGCCACCGCCGGCGGCAAAGCCAGCACCCAGGCCTTCGACATCCGGCAAGAAGAAGCCGTGCGTACGGCGATTGCCGAGGTGGTCGCAGCACACGGCCGCATCGACGGCCTCATCAACAACGCCGGCGGTCAGTACATCACGCCGCTCGCCGCCATCTCGGCCAAGGGCTGGGAAGCGGTGATCCACACCAACCTCACCGGCGGCTTCCTCGTCGCGCGCGAATGCTTCGTGCAGAGCATGCAGGCGAACGGCGGCGCCATCGTCAACATCGTGGCCGACATGTGGGGCTCGATGCCCAACATGGGCCACAGCGGTGCCGCGCGCGCGGGCATGGTGAGCTTCACCGAAACGGCCGCGCTCGAATGGGCCGCGAACGGCGTGCGCGTGAACGCGGTGGCGCCGGGCTACATCGCATCGAGCGGCATGGACCACTACCCGCCCGAGGCCGGCGACATGCTGCGCGCGATGCGCAAGACCGTGCCTGCCGGCCGCTTCGGCAACGAAGCCGAGACCTCCGCGGCCATCGCCTTCCTGCTGAGCCCCGCGGCGAGCTTCATCAGCGGCAGCGTGCTGCGCGTGGACGGCGCGCGGCCGCAGGTGCGCATGGGCTGGCCGATGGCGCTGCCGGATGCAGCGGCGCAGCAGCGCCCGGCAGTGCGGGCGTTCGACGGCTTCCATCTGGCGCAGACGCCCCGCGTGTTCCAGGACAAAGAAACGAACGACTGATTGATTGATTGACTGATCGGAGACAAGCGACATGCAGTACACCCACGAACACCTCGAGATTCAGAAGACGCTGCGCCGCTTCATCGATGACGAGATCAACCCGCACGTCGACGAATGGGAAGCGGCCGAGATCTTCCCCGCGCACGAGGTCTTCAAGAAGCTCGGCAACCTGGGCATGCTGGGCCTCAACAAGCCCGAAGCCTTCGGCGGCGCCGGCCTCGACTACTCGTATGCGATGGCGATGGCCGAGGCGCTCGGCCACGTGAGCTGCGGCGGCGTGCCGATGGCCATCGGCGTGCAGACCGACATGTGCACGCCCGCGCTCGCACGCTTCGGCAGCGACGAGCTGCGCCGCGAATTCCTCGCACCCGCCATCGCGGGCGACACGGTCGGCTGCATCGGCGTGAGCGAGCCCGGTGCGGGCAGCGACGTCGCGGGCTTGAAGAGCCACGCACGCAAGGACGGCGACGACTACCTCATCAGCGGCCAGAAGATGTGGATCACCAACAGCCTGCAGGCCGACTGGATGTGCATGCTGGTCAACACCAGCGACGGCCCGGTGCACCGCAACAAGTCGCTGGTGATGGTGCCGATGGACAGCCCCGGCATCGAGAAGGCCAAGAAGATCCGCAAGATCGGCATGAACTCCAGCGACACCGGGCTCATCTATTTCGACAACGTGCGCGTGCCGCAGCGCTATCGCATCGGCGAGGAGGGGCAGGGCTTCGTCTACCAGATGCAGCAGTTCCAGGAAGAGCGCCTCTGGGCCGCGGCCAGCTCGCTCGAGCCGATGGAAGACTGCATCGCGCAGACCATCGAGTGGGCGCAGCAGCGCCACATGTTCGGCGGCACGCTGGCCGACCAGCAATGGGTGCAGTTCAAGCTGGCCGAACTGAAGACCGAAGTGGAAGCGCTGCGCGCGCTCACCTACCGCGCCTGCGACCTGCATGTGCAGGGCGAGGACGTGCTCGAACTCGCCTCGATGGCCAAGCTCAAGACGGGGCGGCTCACGCGGCAGGTGTCGGACACGTGCCTCCAGTTCTGGGGCGGCATGGGTTTCACGCTGGAGAACCGGGTCTCCCGGCTTTATCGCGACGGCCGCCTCGGTTCGATTGGCGGCGGTGCGGACGAAGTGATGCTCGGCATCCTCGCGAAGACGATGGGCATCGCCAAACGGCCACCGCGCGGCTGACGGCGGCTGAAACGCATGGACGCCGAACTGCAAGCCGACCGCGCGGCGCTCGCCGACACGGTGCGGCGCTTTGCCGAAAACGAGATCGCGCCGAATGTCGAAGCCTGGGACGACGCGGGCGAATTTCCGCGCGCGCTCTACACGCGCGCCGCGGAACTCGGGCTGCTCGGTCTCGGCTATGCCGAAGCGTTCGGCGGTACGCCGGCCTCGTATTCGCTCAAGCTTCCCGCATGGATCGCACTCGCGCGCCACGGCAAGAGCGGTGGCGTGCTCGCGAGCCTCTTCTCGCACAACATCGGCCTGCCGCCGGTGGTGCTGCATGCGAGCGACGCCGTGCGCCACGAGGTCGTGCCCGCCGTGCTGCGCGGCGAGAAGATCGCGGCGCTTGCCATCACCGAACCGGGCGGCGGCTCCGATGTCGCGGCGCTGCGCACGACGGCCAGACGGGAGAGTGCAGGCGACGGTGATCACTATGTGCTGAACGGCGAGAAGACCTTCATCACGTCGGGCATGCGAGCCCACTGGATCACGGTCGCCGTACGCACCGGAGAAGGACGCGGTGCAGGCGGCATCTCGATGCTGCTGGTGCCCGGAGATGCACTTGGCCTTTCGCGCAAGCGCCTCACGAAGATGGGCTGGTGGTGCTCCGACACCGCGACGCTGCACTTCGACAACGTGCGCGTGCCGGCGCGCTATCTGCTGGGCGACGAAGGCGCGGGCTTCCGAATGATCATGGGCAACTTCAACGGCGAACGCATCGGCCTCGCAGCCGGCGCGCTCGGCTTCGCGCAGGCCTGCCTCGACGAAGCATTGGCTTGGTCCCGCGAGCGCAAGACCTTCGGTGCCGCGCTCATCGAGCACCAGGCGGTGCGCCACAAGCTGGTGGACATGCAGATGCGCATCGCCTCCACCGAAGCGTGGCTCGAGGCGGTGTCGGCGGAAGGCGATGCGCACGAAGCCGCCGGCCGCTTCAACGCGCCCGAATGGGTCGCGCAGGTCTGCATGCTCAAGAACCATGCGACGCAGACCATGCAGTTCTGCGCCGACCAGGCGGTGCAGATCCTCGGCGGCATGGGCTTCATGCGCGGCACGGTGAGCGAGCGCATCTACCGCGAAGTCAAGGTGATGATGATCGGCGGTGGTGCCGAGGAGATCATGAAGGAGCTGGCCGCGCGGCAGCTCGGCTGGCTGTAGCGCACCGCATCGCCTTTCCTCCAGCGGAAAACTGTTCTTCACCGGCGAGGTGCGCGGCGCATGGCCTTTCGCACGAGGCCTGCTTACCATCGGCCGCACATTGCATGAAGCCGGAGCCGCCGTGATCCTTGTTTTCCATCTCTTCGACCAAACCGATTCAGTCGAATGACCGAAGCCCGCACCATGTTCAAACACATCGTGATGTGGGACCTGCGCGGCGAATCGCCTGAAGAAAAGGCGGAGGCCGTGCAGTTGCTCAAGCGCAAGTTCGAATCGCTGCGCGGGCAGATCCCTGGGCTGCTGCACCTAGAGGTGGGCGTCGATTCAAGCCGCATCGCCTACGCCTGCGACGTGGTGCTCTACAGCGAGTTCGACAGCCAGGCATCGCTCGACGGCTATGCCACGCACCCCGCGCATCTGCGGGTGCGCGAGGAGTTGGGCGATCTGCGGATCGCGCGGCACCAGGTCGACTACGCGATGGAGTGATCGGGCGCGGGTCAGTCGTTCTTTTCGGACTCGCCCTGCTGCGCGGCCTGCGCCGCCGCACGCAGCTTGTCCTTCTTGCTCGGCCGCTTGCCCTTGATGCCGCCGGTGCCCGATGCATCGACGAGCGGCACGGCCACCTCGGTCGGCTCGAACCCTTCGATGCGCTCGCGCGGCAGTAGGAGGCCCTGGCGCTTTTCGATCAGGCGAAAGTGCGCCTCGGTCGATGCGCTCACGAAACTGATCGCCAGCCCGCTCTCGCCCGCGCGGCCGGTGCGGCCGATGCGGTGGATGTAGTCGGTGGGCGAGCGCGGCAGGTCGTAGTTGATGACCACGGGGAGCTGCGCGATGTCGATGCCGCGCGCCGCGAGGTCGGTAGCGATCACCACGTCCCACCGGCTCTCCTTGAACTGCGCGAGGATGCCGGTGCGCGTGCCCTGCGCGATGTCGCCGTGGAAGGGCACCGCGTAGACACCGTTCTTGTAGAGCTTCTCGGCAACGATCTGCGCCGAATGCTGCGTGGCGACGAACACCAGCACGCGCTCCCATTCGTTTTCTTTGAGCAGATGGCGCAGGAGCTGCGTGCGGCGGTTCGCATCGACCTCGATCACGCGCTGCACGATGTTCGGCTCGGTGCCCGGCTCGCCCTGCATGTCGATGACCGCGGGGTCGCGCAGCATGCCGTCGGCCAGCGACTGGATGGCGGGCGGGAAGGTGGCGGAGAAAAGCAGGTTCTGCCGTTGCGCTGGCAGCAGCGCGAGGATGCGGCCGAGCTCTTCGGCAAAGCCGAGATCGAAGAGGCGATCGGCCTCGTCGAGCACCAGCATCGAGACCGCGCCCAGCTTGAGCGCGTTGTGCTCGACCAGGTCGAGCAGCCGGCCGGGCGTGGCGACGACGATGTCGGCGCCGCCGCGCAGGCTCATCATCTGCGGGTTGATCGAGACGCCGCCGAAGGCGATGGCGATCTTCAGGCGCTCGGGCAGGTGCTGCGCAAGGCTGCGCATGGTTTCGCCGACCTGGGCCGCGAGTTCGCGCGTGGGCACGAGCACCAGCGCGCGCACGCGACGCGGCGACTGTGCGGGCTCGGCGGCCAGGCGCTGCAGCAGCGGCAGGGAAAATGCGGCGGTCTTGCCGGAGCCGGTCTGCGCCGAGCCCCGCACGTCGCGGCCCTGCAAAATTGGGGGGATGGCCGCGGCCTGGATGGCGGTCGGCGCGGCAAAACCGCTTTCGGCGGCAGCCTGCACGAGCGCGGGAGCCAGGCCCAGTGAGTCGAATGGCATGTGAGCAGACAGAGAGAAGAACCCAGAGATAAAAGAGAGATGGATCGAATGGCGACGACGACGAAAAGCAATCAGGCCAGCACCCTGGTGTATTCCACCGAGGGGGGCGGCCGCATGTGCCCCGATTGCCGTGCGCCGATGGCGCAATGCCGCTGCAAGGAACTCGAGAAGGCGCGCGCGCCGGCCACTGACGGCATTGTGCGTGTATCGCACGAGACCAAGGGCCGCAAAGGGAAGGGCGTGACGGTCATCAAGGGCCTCGCACTGGACGCCGCGGCGCTCGCGGCGGTGGGCAAGCAGCTGAAAACGGCCTGCGGCTCGGGCGGCACGGTGAAGGACGGCGTCATCGAGATCCAGGGCGATCACCGCGAACTGGTGATCGCGGCCCTCGTGAAGCAGGGCCACACCGTCAAGCGCGCCGGAGGCTGAGGAAGAAACAACCCATGAACCCCGAAGACCTGCAGCGCCTCGTGACCCTCGAAATGCCTTTTGGCAAGCACAAGGGCACGCTGATCGCCGATTTGCCCGGAAATTACCTGACCTGGTTCGCACGCGAGGGTTTTCCCTCGGGAGAAATCGGCCGACTGCTCCATTTGATGCATGAAATAGACCACAACGGCCTATCAGACCTGCTCAAACCGTTGCGAAACCGCCCGTCGCGCCGGGATGTTTCTCAATAACACACGATTTATCCACGTTTTTTCGCAAAGTGGCGTGGATAATTCCCCCCACGTGTCTGTGAGACCTTGTCTCCCGTGCACGTAATTTGGTGATCGGTCAGTTTCGCGCCACAGCGCACTTGTTTGTTGTGATTCTGGGACTCCATCGCTTTTGTTTTGTTGGTTTGAATTAGGAGTCCCTCCATGGGCAAGAAACTCTACGTAGGCAACCTCGCCTACTCTGTGCGTGACAACGACCTGGAACAAGCTTTCGGCGAGTTCGGCGCAATCGTCAGCGCCAAGGTCATGATGGAACGTGACACCGGCCGTTCGAAGGGCTTCGGCTTTGTCGAAATGGGTTCGGATGCTGAAGCACTCGCAGCCATCGAAGCCATGAACGGTCATTCGCTCCAGGGCCGTGCCCTGACGGTGAACGAAGCCCGTCCGATGGAAGCTCGTCCTCCCCGCACCGGCGG
This region includes:
- a CDS encoding SDR family oxidoreductase gives rise to the protein MNASSRYRSVFSPGLFDGQVIVVTGGGSGIGRCTAHELASLGAQVVLVGRNAEKLQQVQKEIATAGGKASTQAFDIRQEEAVRTAIAEVVAAHGRIDGLINNAGGQYITPLAAISAKGWEAVIHTNLTGGFLVARECFVQSMQANGGAIVNIVADMWGSMPNMGHSGAARAGMVSFTETAALEWAANGVRVNAVAPGYIASSGMDHYPPEAGDMLRAMRKTVPAGRFGNEAETSAAIAFLLSPAASFISGSVLRVDGARPQVRMGWPMALPDAAAQQRPAVRAFDGFHLAQTPRVFQDKETND
- a CDS encoding acyl-CoA dehydrogenase family protein, which gives rise to MQYTHEHLEIQKTLRRFIDDEINPHVDEWEAAEIFPAHEVFKKLGNLGMLGLNKPEAFGGAGLDYSYAMAMAEALGHVSCGGVPMAIGVQTDMCTPALARFGSDELRREFLAPAIAGDTVGCIGVSEPGAGSDVAGLKSHARKDGDDYLISGQKMWITNSLQADWMCMLVNTSDGPVHRNKSLVMVPMDSPGIEKAKKIRKIGMNSSDTGLIYFDNVRVPQRYRIGEEGQGFVYQMQQFQEERLWAAASSLEPMEDCIAQTIEWAQQRHMFGGTLADQQWVQFKLAELKTEVEALRALTYRACDLHVQGEDVLELASMAKLKTGRLTRQVSDTCLQFWGGMGFTLENRVSRLYRDGRLGSIGGGADEVMLGILAKTMGIAKRPPRG
- a CDS encoding acyl-CoA dehydrogenase family protein codes for the protein MDAELQADRAALADTVRRFAENEIAPNVEAWDDAGEFPRALYTRAAELGLLGLGYAEAFGGTPASYSLKLPAWIALARHGKSGGVLASLFSHNIGLPPVVLHASDAVRHEVVPAVLRGEKIAALAITEPGGGSDVAALRTTARRESAGDGDHYVLNGEKTFITSGMRAHWITVAVRTGEGRGAGGISMLLVPGDALGLSRKRLTKMGWWCSDTATLHFDNVRVPARYLLGDEGAGFRMIMGNFNGERIGLAAGALGFAQACLDEALAWSRERKTFGAALIEHQAVRHKLVDMQMRIASTEAWLEAVSAEGDAHEAAGRFNAPEWVAQVCMLKNHATQTMQFCADQAVQILGGMGFMRGTVSERIYREVKVMMIGGGAEEIMKELAARQLGWL
- a CDS encoding Dabb family protein; the protein is MFKHIVMWDLRGESPEEKAEAVQLLKRKFESLRGQIPGLLHLEVGVDSSRIAYACDVVLYSEFDSQASLDGYATHPAHLRVREELGDLRIARHQVDYAME
- a CDS encoding DEAD/DEAH box helicase; translation: MPFDSLGLAPALVQAAAESGFAAPTAIQAAAIPPILQGRDVRGSAQTGSGKTAAFSLPLLQRLAAEPAQSPRRVRALVLVPTRELAAQVGETMRSLAQHLPERLKIAIAFGGVSINPQMMSLRGGADIVVATPGRLLDLVEHNALKLGAVSMLVLDEADRLFDLGFAEELGRILALLPAQRQNLLFSATFPPAIQSLADGMLRDPAVIDMQGEPGTEPNIVQRVIEVDANRRTQLLRHLLKENEWERVLVFVATQHSAQIVAEKLYKNGVYAVPFHGDIAQGTRTGILAQFKESRWDVVIATDLAARGIDIAQLPVVINYDLPRSPTDYIHRIGRTGRAGESGLAISFVSASTEAHFRLIEKRQGLLLPRERIEGFEPTEVAVPLVDASGTGGIKGKRPSKKDKLRAAAQAAQQGESEKND
- a CDS encoding translation initiation factor Sui1, which produces MATTTKSNQASTLVYSTEGGGRMCPDCRAPMAQCRCKELEKARAPATDGIVRVSHETKGRKGKGVTVIKGLALDAAALAAVGKQLKTACGSGGTVKDGVIEIQGDHRELVIAALVKQGHTVKRAGG
- a CDS encoding DUF3820 family protein; this translates as MNPEDLQRLVTLEMPFGKHKGTLIADLPGNYLTWFAREGFPSGEIGRLLHLMHEIDHNGLSDLLKPLRNRPSRRDVSQ
- a CDS encoding RNA recognition motif domain-containing protein; this encodes MGKKLYVGNLAYSVRDNDLEQAFGEFGAIVSAKVMMERDTGRSKGFGFVEMGSDAEALAAIEAMNGHSLQGRALTVNEARPMEARPPRTGGGGGYGGGAGGGGYGGGGGGGGYGGGGGGRSGGGGGGYGGGGGGRGGY